One Ensifer adhaerens genomic region harbors:
- the fabI gene encoding enoyl-ACP reductase FabI — MSIPVAKAKLLDGRKGLIVGIANDRSIAWGCARAFRAFGAEVAVTYLNDKAKPHVEPLAREIEAPIFLPLDVAVPGQMEAVFEEIEKTWGELDFVVHSIAFSPKDTLGGRVVDVPREGFLKTMDISCWSFIRMAHLAEPLMKNGGTLFTMTYHGSQVVVENYNIMGVAKAALESAVRYLASELGPKGIRVHAISPGALATRAASGIPEFDALLEKTKVKSPSRELIDIDDVGAATAFLAHDAARLITGQVLYVDGGYHIID, encoded by the coding sequence ATGTCCATTCCTGTCGCAAAGGCCAAACTTCTGGACGGCCGCAAGGGCCTGATCGTCGGCATTGCCAATGATCGATCGATCGCCTGGGGCTGCGCCCGTGCCTTCCGCGCCTTCGGGGCGGAGGTGGCGGTCACCTATCTGAACGACAAGGCGAAACCTCACGTCGAACCCCTGGCGCGTGAAATCGAAGCGCCGATCTTCCTGCCGCTCGACGTGGCCGTGCCAGGGCAAATGGAAGCGGTGTTCGAGGAGATCGAGAAGACCTGGGGTGAACTCGACTTTGTCGTCCATTCGATCGCCTTTTCGCCGAAGGATACGCTCGGCGGCCGCGTCGTCGATGTCCCGCGCGAGGGCTTCCTGAAGACTATGGACATTTCCTGCTGGTCCTTCATCCGCATGGCGCATCTCGCCGAGCCGCTGATGAAGAACGGCGGCACGCTCTTCACCATGACCTATCATGGCTCACAGGTGGTGGTGGAAAACTACAACATCATGGGTGTCGCCAAGGCCGCACTCGAAAGTGCCGTCCGATACCTCGCCTCCGAACTCGGCCCGAAGGGGATCCGCGTGCACGCCATTTCGCCTGGCGCGCTGGCGACGCGCGCCGCTTCCGGCATTCCGGAATTTGACGCGCTGCTCGAAAAGACCAAGGTCAAATCGCCGAGCCGCGAGCTGATTGACATCGACGACGTCGGCGCGGCCACCGCCTTCCTTGCGCATGACGCCGCCCGCCTGATCACGGGCCAGGTGCTTTATGTCGACGGCGGCTACCACATCATCGACTAA
- a CDS encoding NAD-dependent succinate-semialdehyde dehydrogenase, whose product MTLTPALTKHLRDADLFASLHSIPAAGKNWAGATFDVFNPSTGEKLATLPDMGIDEAHAAIEAAAKAQVLWAAKPAKDRSAVLRRWYDLIVAHADDLAAILTAEMGKPIGESKGEVLHAAAYVEWYAEEAKRIYGETFPAPANDRRMLVIKQPVGVVGTITPWNFPASMVARKISPALAAGCTIVLKPAEQTPLVAGAMFVLAEKAGFPTGVVNLLYAAEGAAIGRELCSNPKVRKISFTGSTEVGRLLMRQCSDQIKKVSLELGGNAPFIVFDDADIDEAVDGAIQAKFRNAGQTCVSANRIYVQAGVHDAFAEKFVRRVAELTVGDGFTPDITIGPMIDKHAIEKIEAHVADAVSKGAKVRAGGHRIGTSGTFFEPTVLTGISTDMRVAQEETFGPIAPIIRFETAEQVIAEANDTIYGLAAYFYAENLKRVWHVAEALEYGMVGINTGRMSSEAAPFGGIKQSGIGREGSRHGLEDYLEMKYLCMGNI is encoded by the coding sequence ATGACCTTGACCCCCGCCTTGACCAAGCACTTGCGCGACGCCGACCTGTTCGCTTCGCTTCACTCCATCCCCGCGGCCGGCAAGAATTGGGCTGGCGCAACCTTCGACGTCTTCAATCCATCGACCGGCGAAAAGCTGGCGACGCTGCCGGATATGGGCATCGACGAAGCCCATGCGGCAATCGAAGCTGCGGCCAAGGCGCAAGTTCTCTGGGCGGCAAAGCCTGCCAAAGACCGCAGTGCCGTGCTTCGCCGCTGGTACGACCTGATCGTCGCGCATGCCGACGACCTTGCAGCCATCCTGACGGCCGAGATGGGGAAACCCATCGGCGAATCGAAGGGTGAAGTGCTGCATGCCGCGGCCTATGTCGAGTGGTATGCGGAAGAGGCGAAACGCATCTATGGCGAAACCTTCCCCGCCCCGGCCAACGACCGCCGCATGCTTGTGATCAAGCAGCCCGTCGGCGTCGTCGGCACGATCACGCCATGGAATTTCCCGGCCTCGATGGTCGCCCGCAAGATCTCGCCGGCGCTAGCCGCCGGCTGCACCATCGTGCTAAAACCCGCCGAACAGACACCGCTCGTTGCCGGCGCGATGTTCGTGCTCGCCGAAAAGGCAGGCTTCCCGACCGGTGTCGTCAACCTGCTCTATGCCGCGGAAGGCGCTGCAATTGGCCGCGAACTTTGCAGCAACCCGAAGGTGCGCAAGATCAGCTTCACCGGTTCGACCGAGGTCGGGCGGCTGTTGATGCGACAATGCTCCGACCAGATCAAGAAGGTCAGCCTGGAGCTTGGCGGCAACGCCCCCTTCATCGTGTTCGACGACGCCGACATCGACGAGGCGGTCGATGGCGCCATCCAGGCGAAGTTCCGCAATGCCGGCCAGACCTGCGTCTCGGCCAACCGCATCTATGTGCAAGCGGGCGTGCACGACGCCTTTGCCGAAAAGTTCGTCAGGCGCGTCGCCGAGCTGACTGTCGGCGACGGTTTCACGCCTGATATCACCATCGGCCCGATGATCGACAAACACGCGATCGAAAAGATCGAGGCCCATGTCGCCGACGCCGTTTCGAAGGGTGCCAAGGTGCGCGCCGGCGGCCACCGGATCGGCACGTCCGGCACCTTCTTCGAGCCGACGGTGCTAACAGGCATTTCGACAGACATGCGCGTCGCCCAGGAAGAGACCTTCGGTCCGATCGCCCCGATCATCCGCTTCGAGACCGCCGAGCAGGTGATCGCCGAAGCCAACGACACGATCTACGGTCTTGCCGCCTATTTCTACGCCGAAAATCTGAAGCGCGTCTGGCATGTGGCCGAGGCGCTCGAATACGGGATGGTCGGCATCAACACCGGCCGCATGTCCTCCGAAGCCGCGCCCTTCGGCGGCATCAAGCAATCGGGCATCGGCCGCGAAGGCTCCCGCCACGGGCTCGAAGACTATCTCGAGATGAAGTATCTCTGCATGGGCAATATCTGA
- a CDS encoding 4-aminobutyrate--2-oxoglutarate transaminase yields the protein MTSLPDRKNAAISRGVGMTTQIYADRAENSEIWDKEGNRYIDFASGIAVVNTGHRHPKVIEAVKAQIDRFTHTCHQVVPYESYVHLAERLNALTPGDFAKKTIFVTTGAEAVENAVKIARASTGRQAVIAFSGGFHGRTFMGMALTGKVVPYKVGFGAMPGDVFHAPFPIELHGVTTEQSLAALKKLFAADVDPGRVAAIILEPVQGEGGFYPAPAAFMKALREICDQHGILLIADEVQTGFARTGKMFAMDHHDVAPDLITMAKSLAGGFPLAAVTGRAEVMDAPAPGGLGGTYGGNPLGIAAAHAVLDVIAEEKLCERAEQLGGRLKQRLAAIREQAPEIADIRGPGFMNAVEFNDVKTNLPSADFANKVRLIALEKGLILLTCGVHGNVIRFLAPITIQDEVFAEALDILEASILAARA from the coding sequence ATGACCAGCCTCCCCGACCGCAAGAACGCCGCCATCTCGCGCGGCGTCGGCATGACCACCCAGATCTACGCCGACCGCGCGGAAAATTCGGAAATCTGGGACAAGGAAGGCAATCGCTACATCGACTTCGCCTCCGGCATCGCGGTCGTCAATACCGGCCATCGCCACCCGAAGGTGATCGAGGCGGTCAAGGCGCAGATCGATCGCTTCACCCACACCTGCCACCAGGTCGTTCCCTACGAATCCTACGTGCATCTCGCCGAGCGCCTCAATGCACTGACGCCCGGCGACTTCGCCAAGAAGACCATCTTCGTGACCACCGGCGCCGAAGCCGTGGAAAACGCCGTCAAGATCGCCCGCGCCTCGACAGGCCGTCAGGCGGTTATCGCCTTCAGTGGCGGCTTCCACGGCCGGACCTTCATGGGCATGGCGCTCACCGGCAAGGTCGTTCCCTATAAGGTCGGCTTCGGCGCGATGCCGGGCGACGTCTTCCACGCCCCCTTCCCGATCGAATTGCACGGCGTCACCACCGAACAGTCGCTCGCTGCGCTGAAGAAGCTCTTTGCCGCCGACGTCGATCCGGGTCGCGTCGCCGCGATCATTCTCGAGCCCGTGCAGGGCGAAGGCGGCTTCTATCCGGCGCCTGCCGCCTTCATGAAGGCGCTGCGCGAAATTTGCGACCAGCACGGCATTCTCTTGATCGCCGACGAAGTTCAGACCGGCTTTGCCCGTACCGGCAAGATGTTTGCCATGGACCACCATGATGTCGCGCCCGATCTCATCACCATGGCGAAAAGCCTCGCCGGCGGCTTCCCGCTTGCCGCCGTCACCGGCCGCGCCGAAGTCATGGATGCTCCAGCGCCGGGCGGCCTTGGCGGCACCTATGGCGGCAACCCACTCGGCATCGCCGCAGCGCACGCCGTCCTTGACGTTATCGCTGAGGAGAAGCTCTGCGAGCGCGCCGAGCAGCTTGGCGGCCGGCTGAAGCAGCGGCTTGCCGCAATCCGCGAGCAGGCGCCCGAAATCGCCGACATCCGCGGCCCCGGCTTCATGAACGCCGTCGAGTTCAACGACGTGAAGACCAACCTGCCGAGCGCTGACTTTGCCAACAAGGTGCGCCTGATCGCTCTGGAAAAGGGCCTGATCCTGCTTACCTGCGGTGTGCACGGCAACGTCATCCGCTTCCTGGCGCCCATCACCATCCAGGACGAAGTCTTCGCCGAAGCGCTCGACATTCTCGAAGCGTCGATCCTCGCAGCGCGTGCTTGA
- a CDS encoding MerR family transcriptional regulator gives MGAVRYKVAEAARLAGVSASTLRLWETQGLVVPERSPTGHRQYTENDLARLKRISWFRAERGLNPAAIREALDAEAAADDQPPSATSDGPENQIGRKLRSLRHAAGKTLEQVAGEIGIAASVLSTLERTSQGVSVAVLHNIAEFFGTTVSSLAGEEEADTRAVVRAGEWRTWPRTTPGVTVQLLADGRNQMDCHRFVLEPGASSEGAYGHEGEEFVYVLSGRVEFILDSDQFYDLGVGDSLYFESKRRHAWTNRHDGETVLLWVNTPPTF, from the coding sequence ATGGGCGCAGTGCGCTACAAGGTCGCTGAAGCGGCGCGACTGGCGGGGGTTTCCGCCTCGACGCTGAGGCTATGGGAGACGCAAGGTCTCGTCGTGCCCGAGCGCTCGCCGACGGGGCATCGGCAGTATACCGAGAACGATCTTGCCCGATTGAAGCGCATCTCCTGGTTCCGGGCCGAGCGTGGTCTCAATCCGGCTGCGATCCGTGAGGCGCTGGACGCCGAAGCAGCTGCGGACGACCAGCCCCCATCGGCGACGAGCGACGGGCCTGAAAACCAGATCGGGCGCAAGCTACGCAGCCTCAGGCACGCCGCCGGCAAGACGCTGGAGCAGGTCGCCGGCGAGATCGGCATCGCCGCCTCGGTGCTCTCGACGCTGGAGCGCACGTCGCAGGGCGTCTCGGTCGCTGTGCTGCACAACATCGCGGAATTCTTCGGAACCACCGTTTCCAGCCTTGCTGGTGAAGAGGAGGCGGATACGCGCGCCGTCGTTCGGGCCGGCGAATGGCGGACATGGCCGCGCACGACCCCCGGCGTCACGGTGCAACTGCTTGCCGATGGCCGCAACCAGATGGATTGCCACCGCTTCGTGCTGGAGCCGGGCGCGTCCAGCGAAGGCGCCTACGGGCACGAGGGCGAGGAGTTCGTCTATGTGCTTTCCGGCCGCGTCGAGTTCATTCTCGACAGCGACCAGTTCTACGATCTCGGTGTCGGCGACTCGCTCTATTTCGAGAGCAAGAGGCGACACGCCTGGACGAACCGGCATGACGGCGAAACCGTGCTGCTCTGGGTCAACACGCCGCCGACGTTCTAA
- the fba gene encoding class II fructose-bisphosphate aldolase (catalyzes the reversible aldol condensation of dihydroxyacetonephosphate and glyceraldehyde 3-phosphate in the Calvin cycle, glycolysis, and/or gluconeogenesis) — MALITLRQLLDHAAENDYALPAFNVNNLEYIQAVMRAADATDSPVILQASRGARSYAGDAFLRHLILGAAEEYPHIPVCLHLDHGDQPSTCISAITNGFTSVMMDGSLEKDGKTVASYEYNVAVTAEVVKIAHAAGVSVEGELGCLGNLETGAGDKEDGHGFEGKLSREELLTDPEQALDFVTKTGVDALAVAIGTSHGAYKFTREPDGDILSIETIAKINKKLPNTHLVMHGSSSVPKDLQDLFNTYGGKMKPTWGVPVSEIQKAIPLGVRKVNIDTDLRLAMTGTIRKNFAENPENFDPRTYLKPATALMTEVCKERFEAFRTAGKASKIRTLRLPEMAKRYAAG; from the coding sequence ATGGCATTGATCACATTGCGGCAACTGCTCGACCATGCGGCGGAGAACGACTACGCGCTGCCGGCGTTCAATGTGAACAATCTGGAATACATTCAGGCCGTCATGCGCGCCGCCGATGCGACCGACAGTCCGGTCATCCTTCAGGCAAGCCGTGGCGCCCGCTCCTACGCCGGTGACGCGTTCCTGCGCCACCTCATCCTTGGCGCGGCGGAAGAATACCCGCATATCCCGGTCTGTTTGCACCTCGACCACGGTGACCAGCCGTCGACCTGCATTTCGGCCATCACCAACGGCTTCACCTCCGTCATGATGGACGGCTCGCTGGAGAAGGACGGCAAGACCGTTGCCAGCTATGAATACAATGTCGCCGTCACCGCAGAAGTCGTGAAGATCGCGCATGCGGCCGGCGTTTCGGTTGAAGGCGAACTCGGCTGCCTCGGCAACCTCGAAACTGGCGCCGGCGACAAGGAAGACGGCCACGGCTTCGAAGGCAAGCTGTCGCGTGAAGAACTGCTGACCGATCCGGAGCAGGCGCTCGACTTCGTCACCAAGACCGGCGTCGACGCACTGGCCGTCGCCATCGGCACCAGCCACGGCGCCTACAAGTTCACCCGCGAGCCCGATGGCGACATCCTGTCGATCGAAACGATCGCCAAGATCAACAAGAAGCTGCCGAACACCCACCTCGTCATGCACGGCTCGTCGTCGGTGCCGAAGGATCTGCAGGATCTCTTCAACACCTATGGCGGCAAGATGAAGCCGACCTGGGGCGTTCCGGTCTCGGAAATCCAGAAGGCGATCCCGCTCGGCGTTCGCAAGGTCAACATCGACACTGACCTGCGCCTCGCCATGACCGGCACGATCCGCAAGAACTTCGCCGAGAACCCGGAAAACTTCGACCCGCGCACCTACCTGAAGCCGGCAACCGCGCTGATGACCGAAGTCTGCAAGGAGCGCTTCGAAGCCTTCCGCACCGCTGGCAAGGCCTCGAAGATCCGCACGCTGCGCCTGCCGGAAATGGCAAAGCGCTACGCGGCTGGCTGA
- a CDS encoding peptide ABC transporter substrate-binding protein: MASLKLNLRAAALIGSLLIGASPALAEAVLHRGNAGEPQTLDQHHTSINIEAFILKDLYEGLTIYDASAKIVPGVAETWELSDDGTVYTFKLRADAKWSDGSPVTAEDFVFSFRRVEDPKTAAGYANILFPIKNAEKVNKGDLPTDQLGIKAIDEKTVEITLERPTPFFLELLAHQTALPVSKASVEKNGADFVKPGVMVSNGAFTLQAHVPNDSLTVVKNANYWDAANVKLDKVIFYPIDDQAASVRRFEAKEMDLVYNFSADQIDRLRTSYGEQVHVSPSLATYYYAFDTRQEPYSDVRVRQALSMAVDRDFLAKEIYAGSQLPAYSMVPPGIESYGEPSKAEFGTLSQLDREDKAIALMKEAGYGEGGKPLDIELRYNTNPNHERVATAVADMWKNTFGAKVSLVNLDVSSHYAYLQEGGKFNVARAGWQADYADAENFLALSVGSNKTFNYGHFENAEFDGLMKKSYDEQDPAARSKLMHEAEALLMKEQPIAPLLTQADLWLVASRVKGWADNAPNEHLSKFLSIAE; this comes from the coding sequence ATGGCATCACTGAAACTCAACCTCCGCGCTGCCGCGCTGATTGGCTCGCTGCTCATCGGAGCAAGCCCGGCACTTGCCGAAGCTGTCCTGCATCGCGGCAACGCAGGTGAGCCGCAGACGCTCGACCAGCACCACACCTCGATCAACATTGAAGCGTTCATCCTCAAGGACCTCTACGAAGGCCTGACGATCTATGACGCCTCTGCCAAGATCGTCCCCGGTGTTGCTGAGACGTGGGAGCTTTCGGACGATGGCACGGTCTACACCTTCAAGCTGCGCGCCGATGCAAAGTGGTCGGACGGTTCGCCGGTAACGGCTGAAGACTTCGTCTTCTCCTTCCGCCGCGTCGAAGATCCGAAGACGGCTGCCGGCTACGCCAACATTCTCTTCCCGATCAAGAACGCCGAAAAGGTAAACAAGGGCGACCTGCCGACCGATCAGCTCGGCATCAAGGCGATCGACGAAAAGACCGTCGAAATCACGCTCGAGCGTCCGACCCCGTTCTTCCTGGAGCTGCTCGCACACCAGACGGCACTTCCGGTCAGCAAGGCCAGCGTCGAAAAGAACGGCGCGGACTTCGTCAAGCCGGGCGTCATGGTATCGAACGGCGCCTTCACGCTGCAGGCCCACGTTCCGAACGACAGCCTGACCGTCGTCAAGAACGCCAACTACTGGGATGCGGCCAACGTCAAGCTCGACAAGGTCATCTTCTACCCGATCGACGACCAGGCTGCTTCGGTTCGTCGTTTCGAAGCCAAGGAAATGGACCTCGTCTACAACTTCTCGGCTGACCAGATCGACCGTCTGCGCACGTCCTATGGCGAGCAGGTCCATGTCTCGCCGTCGCTTGCGACTTATTACTACGCCTTCGACACCCGCCAGGAGCCCTATAGCGACGTTCGCGTCCGCCAGGCTCTCTCCATGGCCGTCGACCGCGACTTCCTCGCCAAGGAAATCTACGCCGGTTCGCAGCTCCCCGCCTATTCGATGGTTCCTCCGGGCATCGAGAGCTACGGTGAGCCGTCCAAGGCCGAGTTCGGCACGCTGTCGCAGCTCGACCGCGAAGACAAGGCCATCGCCCTGATGAAGGAAGCTGGCTACGGCGAAGGTGGCAAGCCGCTCGACATCGAGCTGCGCTACAACACCAACCCGAACCACGAGCGCGTCGCAACGGCTGTCGCCGACATGTGGAAGAACACCTTCGGCGCCAAGGTGTCGCTGGTGAACCTCGACGTGTCCTCGCACTACGCCTACCTGCAGGAAGGCGGCAAGTTCAACGTTGCCCGCGCCGGCTGGCAGGCTGACTACGCGGATGCCGAGAACTTCCTGGCGCTCAGCGTCGGCTCCAACAAGACCTTCAACTACGGCCATTTCGAAAACGCCGAGTTCGACGGCCTGATGAAGAAGTCCTACGACGAGCAGGATCCGGCCGCTCGCTCGAAGCTGATGCATGAAGCCGAAGCGCTGCTGATGAAGGAACAGCCGATCGCTCCGCTTCTGACCCAGGCCGACCTGTGGCTGGTTGCCAGCCGCGTCAAGGGCTGGGCGGACAATGCTCCGAACGAGCACCTCAGCAAGTTCCTGAGCATCGCCGAATAA
- the oppB gene encoding oligopeptide ABC transporter permease OppB, whose protein sequence is MISFILRRLASAVPTLFIVVTISFFLMRFAPGGPFNLERPLPPQTMANLMKTYQLDQPLWRQYTHYLSNAVTGDFGPSYVYKDNNVAELIGKGLPYSMELGFYALLIALIGGVTAGTIAALRQNSVLDFTIMSFSTIGVTVPNFVVGPVLTLVFAIVLAWLPAGGWGDGSLRFLILPMIALALPQLAVFARLTRGSMIEALHTDHIRTAKAYGLPSRTVVVTHAMRGAMLPVVSYLAPCAAALLTGSAVVETIFTIPGVGRYFVLGAINRDYTLVMGTVILVAIFVIVFNLLVDILYGLLDPRVRHD, encoded by the coding sequence ATGATTTCCTTCATCCTTCGCCGATTGGCGAGTGCGGTGCCGACCTTGTTTATCGTCGTCACCATTTCGTTTTTCTTGATGCGGTTCGCCCCTGGTGGCCCCTTCAACCTCGAGCGTCCTCTTCCGCCACAAACGATGGCGAACCTGATGAAGACGTACCAGCTCGACCAGCCTCTTTGGCGCCAATACACGCACTATCTCAGCAATGCGGTGACCGGCGACTTCGGCCCGAGCTACGTCTACAAGGACAACAACGTCGCTGAACTGATCGGCAAGGGTCTGCCCTATTCGATGGAACTCGGCTTCTACGCGTTGCTTATTGCGCTGATCGGCGGCGTCACCGCCGGAACGATTGCCGCGCTTCGGCAAAACAGCGTCCTCGATTTCACCATCATGTCGTTTTCGACGATAGGGGTCACCGTGCCCAACTTCGTCGTCGGCCCGGTGCTGACACTGGTCTTTGCGATCGTGCTCGCATGGCTGCCGGCCGGTGGTTGGGGGGATGGATCGCTGCGCTTCCTGATCCTGCCGATGATCGCGCTGGCATTGCCGCAGCTTGCAGTTTTTGCGCGGCTCACGCGCGGCTCGATGATCGAGGCGCTGCATACCGACCATATCCGAACAGCCAAGGCCTATGGCCTGCCATCGCGAACGGTCGTCGTTACCCATGCGATGCGTGGTGCGATGCTGCCGGTCGTGTCCTATCTCGCGCCCTGTGCTGCGGCCCTTCTTACCGGCTCGGCCGTCGTTGAGACGATCTTCACCATCCCGGGCGTCGGTCGCTACTTCGTCCTTGGCGCCATCAACCGTGACTACACGCTGGTGATGGGCACAGTTATCCTCGTTGCCATCTTCGTCATCGTTTTCAATCTCCTGGTCGACATTCTCTACGGCCTGCTCGATCCGAGGGTTCGCCATGACTGA
- a CDS encoding ABC transporter permease: MTDIAQTPAATPETKGRSLFQLAAMRFKRNRAAMAGCFMLALIALFSFLGPFFVPHTYDQVFPSYVSISPSLEPRPDTSTLQDVMEGVATRARVTLKEFNLEGETFTATITSEQPIDSRATRYFDRANEFRDTQVVATENDGKTLKVTGQVDREYFPFGTDSNGRDLLVRVMLGGQISIAVGLLASLVSLGIGVVYGATSGYIGGRVDNVMMRLVEIMYSLPFVFLVVVLVVFFGRSFILIFLVIGAVEWLDMARIVRGQTLALKRREFVGAAQALGLTDWQIIRRHIIPNTIGPVIVFVTVVVPKVILLESFLSFLGLGVQAPLTSWGALISEGANNIQSAPWLLIFPAIFFVLTLFSLNFVGDGLRDALDPKDR, from the coding sequence ATGACTGATATCGCCCAGACCCCGGCGGCGACGCCGGAAACAAAGGGGCGCAGCCTCTTCCAGCTCGCCGCCATGCGTTTCAAGCGCAACCGCGCCGCCATGGCCGGCTGCTTCATGCTGGCGCTTATCGCGCTGTTCTCGTTCCTCGGCCCGTTCTTCGTCCCGCACACCTATGATCAGGTGTTTCCGTCCTACGTCTCGATCAGCCCGAGCCTGGAGCCGCGTCCAGATACGTCGACGCTTCAGGACGTGATGGAAGGCGTCGCCACACGGGCACGCGTCACGCTCAAGGAGTTCAATCTCGAGGGTGAAACCTTCACCGCGACGATTACCTCCGAACAGCCGATCGATTCCCGTGCCACGCGCTACTTCGACCGCGCCAACGAATTCCGTGACACCCAGGTGGTGGCAACGGAAAACGACGGTAAGACGCTGAAGGTGACCGGTCAGGTCGACCGGGAATACTTCCCCTTCGGCACGGATTCCAACGGCCGCGACCTCCTGGTTCGCGTCATGCTCGGCGGCCAGATCTCGATCGCCGTCGGCCTGCTTGCGAGCCTCGTGTCTCTCGGGATCGGCGTCGTCTACGGCGCGACATCGGGCTACATCGGCGGTCGCGTCGACAACGTCATGATGCGTCTGGTTGAGATCATGTATTCTCTGCCCTTCGTGTTTCTGGTCGTCGTTCTCGTCGTGTTCTTCGGGCGCTCGTTCATCCTGATCTTCCTGGTGATCGGGGCAGTGGAATGGCTCGACATGGCCCGTATCGTGCGCGGTCAGACATTGGCGTTGAAACGTCGAGAATTCGTCGGCGCCGCGCAGGCGCTCGGTCTCACGGATTGGCAGATCATCCGCCGGCACATCATCCCCAACACGATTGGCCCGGTCATCGTTTTCGTGACCGTCGTCGTGCCCAAGGTGATCCTGCTCGAGAGCTTCCTCTCCTTCCTCGGCCTCGGCGTTCAGGCGCCGCTGACGAGCTGGGGGGCGCTGATCTCGGAAGGCGCAAACAACATCCAGTCGGCGCCATGGCTTCTGATTTTCCCGGCCATCTTCTTCGTCCTGACGCTGTTCTCGCTGAACTTCGTCGGCGACGGCCTGCGCGACGCGCTCGACCCGAAGGATCGCTGA
- a CDS encoding ABC transporter ATP-binding protein: MADTKETILAVRGLKVNFSTPDGTVEAVKGIDLDVRTGETLAVVGESGSGKSQTMMGIMGLLAKNGTVTGSATYRGQELVGLPAKALNQVRGAKVTMIFQEPMTSLDPLYPVGRQIAEPIVHHRGGTFKQARARVLELLELVGIPEPARRIDSYPHELSGGQRQRVMIAMALANDPDLLIADEPTTALDVTIQAQILDLLKSLQKRFGMAIVLITHDLGIVKHFADRVAVMRRGEVVEKGTTADIFERPQADYTKMLLAAEPSGRKASPPDSAPIILEGRDVCVDYQIGGGLFRGGKSVFRAVDSVHLRLKEGQTIGVVGESGSGKSTLGRALLRLLPSSGHYRFGTTDISGFDRGQMRPLRRTLQLVFQDPYGSLSPRRTVGEIITEGLHVHEPELTRADRDRRASEALKEVGLDPASRNRYPHEFSGGQRQRIAIARAMILKPKVVILDEPTSALDRSVQGQVIELLRDLQRSHGLSYIFISHDLSVVKAMSDYVIVMKNGKIVEEGETDAIFEAPKQPYTKTLIGAAFNV; encoded by the coding sequence ATGGCAGATACCAAGGAAACCATCCTGGCCGTTCGCGGTCTCAAGGTGAACTTCTCGACGCCTGACGGCACGGTCGAAGCGGTCAAGGGCATCGATCTCGATGTGCGCACCGGCGAAACGCTCGCGGTCGTCGGCGAGTCCGGCTCCGGCAAGAGTCAGACGATGATGGGCATCATGGGTCTGCTTGCCAAGAACGGCACCGTGACCGGCTCGGCAACCTACCGCGGGCAGGAGCTCGTCGGACTGCCGGCTAAGGCCTTGAACCAGGTCCGCGGCGCGAAGGTCACCATGATCTTCCAGGAGCCGATGACCTCGCTCGATCCGCTCTATCCGGTCGGTCGCCAGATCGCCGAGCCGATCGTTCACCACCGCGGCGGCACGTTCAAGCAGGCGCGGGCGCGCGTGCTCGAACTGCTGGAGCTCGTCGGCATTCCGGAACCGGCACGCCGCATCGACAGCTATCCGCACGAGCTATCGGGCGGCCAGCGCCAGCGCGTGATGATCGCGATGGCACTTGCGAACGACCCGGATCTGCTGATTGCGGACGAGCCGACGACGGCGCTCGACGTGACGATCCAGGCGCAGATCCTCGATCTCCTGAAATCGCTGCAGAAGCGATTCGGCATGGCGATCGTGCTGATCACCCACGACCTCGGCATCGTCAAACACTTCGCCGACCGTGTCGCCGTGATGCGTCGCGGCGAAGTGGTTGAAAAGGGCACGACGGCCGACATCTTCGAACGGCCGCAGGCCGACTATACGAAGATGCTGCTTGCCGCCGAACCGAGCGGCCGCAAGGCGTCTCCGCCCGACAGTGCGCCGATCATTCTTGAAGGTCGCGACGTCTGCGTCGACTACCAGATCGGTGGCGGCCTCTTCCGCGGCGGCAAGTCCGTCTTCCGTGCGGTAGACAGCGTCCATCTGCGCCTGAAGGAAGGGCAGACGATCGGTGTCGTCGGCGAGTCCGGTTCGGGCAAGTCGACGCTCGGCCGCGCGCTTCTTCGGCTCCTGCCGAGCAGCGGCCACTACCGCTTCGGCACGACGGATATCTCCGGCTTCGACCGCGGGCAGATGCGGCCGTTGCGGCGCACCCTGCAGCTCGTCTTCCAGGATCCCTACGGCTCGCTTTCGCCACGGCGCACCGTCGGCGAAATCATCACCGAAGGCCTGCACGTGCACGAGCCCGAGCTCACCCGCGCCGACCGCGACCGCCGGGCGTCGGAAGCGTTGAAGGAAGTGGGCCTCGATCCCGCCTCCCGCAACCGCTACCCGCACGAGTTCTCGGGCGGCCAGCGCCAGCGCATCGCCATTGCTCGTGCCATGATCCTGAAGCCCAAGGTCGTCATCCTCGATGAGCCGACGTCGGCGCTCGACCGTTCGGTCCAGGGGCAGGTGATCGAGCTGTTGCGCGACCTGCAGCGCTCACACGGGCTCTCCTACATCTTCATCAGCCACGACCTTTCGGTGGTGAAGGCGATGTCGGACTATGTGATCGTCATGAAGAACGGCAAGATTGTTGAGGAAGGCGAGACCGATGCGATCTTCGAGGCGCCGAAGCAGCCCTATACCAAGACGCTGATCGGCGCTGCCTTCAACGTTTGA